The following coding sequences lie in one Anguilla anguilla isolate fAngAng1 chromosome 14, fAngAng1.pri, whole genome shotgun sequence genomic window:
- the LOC118212889 gene encoding exportin-7 isoform X3: MADHVQSLAQLEILCKQLYESTDTATRLQAEKALVEFTNSPDCLSKCQLLLERGSSSYSQLLAATCLSKLVSRTSSPLPLEQRIDIRNYVLNYLATRPKLVAFVTQALIQLYARITKLGWFDCQKEDYVFRNVIADVTRFLQDSVEHCIIGVTILSQLTNEINQVSSSALLSSADTTHPLTKHRKIASSFRDASLFDIFTLSCNLLKQASGKNLNLNDESQHGLLMQLLKLAHNCLNFDFIGTSTDESSDDLCTVQIPTSWRSAFLDSSTLQLFFDLYHSIPPSLSPLVLSCLVQIASVRRSLFNNAERAKFLSHLVDGVKRILENPQSLSDPNNYHEFCRLLARLKSNYQLGELVKVENYPEVIRLIANFTVTSLQHWEFAPNSVHYLLSLWQRLAASVPYVKATEPHLLETYTPEVTKAYVTSRLESVHIILRDGLEDPLDDTGLVQQQLDQLSTIGRCEYEKTCALLVQLFDQSAQSYQELLQSTNSSAMDIAVQEGRLTWLVYIIGAVIGGRVSFASTDEQDAMDGELVCRVLQLMNLTDSRLAQAGNEKLELAMLSFFEQFRKIYIGDQVQKSSKLYRRLSEVLGLNDETMVLSVFIGKIITNLKYWGQCEPITSKTLQLLNDLSIGYSSVRKLVKLSAVQFMLNNHTSEHFSFLGVNNQSNLSDMRCRTTFYTALGRLLMVDLGEDEDQFEQFMLPLTAAFEAVAQMFSTNTFNEQEAKRTLVGLVRDLRGIAFAFNAKTSFMMLFDWIYPSYMPILQRAIELWYHVPACTTPVLKLMAELVHNRSQRLQFDVSSPNGILLFRETSKMITTYGNRILTLGEVPKDQVYALKLKGVSICFSMLKAVLSGNYVNFGVFRLYGDDALDNALQTFIKLLLSVPHSDLLDYPKLSQSYYSLLEVLTQDHMTFIASLEPHVIMYILSSISEGLTALGRTQSVSVLYTMVCTGCCSSLDHIVTYLFKQLSRSTKKRAAALAQESDRFLHIMQQHPEMIQQMLSTVLNIIIFEDCRNQWSMSRPLLGLILLNEKYFADLRSSIVNSQPPEKQQAMHLCFENLMEGIERNLLTKNRDRFTQNLSVFRREVNDSMKNSTYGVNSNEMMS; encoded by the exons tcgtCATACTCTCAGCTGCTAGCCGCCACATGTCTTTCCAAACTGGTGTCGCGCACCAGCAGCCCCCTGCCCCTGGAGCAGCGCATCGACATCC GGAACTACGTGCTGAACTACCTGGCGACCCGGCCCAAGCTGGTCGCCTTCGTGACGCAGGCGCTGATCCAGCTGTACGCCCGCATCACCAAGCTGGGCTGGTTCGACTGCCAGAAGGAGGACTACGTCTTCCGGAACGTCATCGCCGACGTCACCAGGTTCTTGCAG GACAGTGTTGAGCACTGTATCATTGGCGTTACGATCCTCTCCCAGCTGACCAATGAGATTAACCAAGTAAGTTCCTCAGCGCTCCTGTCCAGT GCAGACACGACGCATCCACTGACGAAGCACAGGAAGATTGCGTCATCTTTTAGAGACGCCTCTCTCTTCGATATCTTCACCCTCTCCTGCAACCTGCTCAAACAG GCCTCGGGGaagaacctgaacctgaacgaTGAGAGTCAGCATGGCCTGCTCATGCAGCTGCTCAAGTTGGCCCACAACTGCCTCAACTTCGACTTCATCGGCACCTCCACCGACGAGTCCTCTGATGACCTGTGCACCGTGCAGATCCCCACCAGCTGGAGATccg CCTTCTTGGACTCTTCCACCCTGCAGCTGTTTTTCGACTTGTATCattccatccctccatccctctctccgctG GTCTTATCCTGTTTAGTGCAAATCGCGTCTGTCCGAAGATCGCTGTTCAACAACGCGGAGCGGGCGAAGTTTCTCTCGCACCTCGTGGACGGGGTGAAGAGGATATTGGAGAACCCGCAG AGTTTATCGGACCCAAACAACTACCACGAGTTCTGCCGACTTCTGGCGAGACTGAAGAGCAACTACCAGCTGGGAGAACTGGTCAAAGTGGAGAATTACCCGGAGGTCATACGGTTGATAGCTAACTTTACCGTGACTAGCTTACAG cactgggAGTTCGCCCCCAACAGCGTGCACTACTTGCTGAGCCTGTGGCAGCGGCTGGCCGCGTCCGTCCCCTACGTGAAGGCCACCGAGCCGCACCTGCTGGAGACCTACACCCCCGAGGTCACCAAGGCCTACGTCACCTCCCGCCTGGAGTCCGTGCACATCATCCTCAG AGACGGGCTGGAGGACCCTCTGGACGACACGGGGCtggtgcagcagcagctggaccAGCTGTCCACCATCGGGCGGTGCGAGTACGAGAAGACCTGCGCCCTGCTGGTGCAGCTGTTCGACCAGTCGGCCCAGTCCTACCAGGAGCTGCTGCAGTCCACCAACTCCAGCGCCATGGACATCGCCGTGCAGGAGG GGCGCTTGACGTGGCTGGTGTATATCATCGGAGCGGTGATCGGAGGCCGGGTGTCCTTCGCCAGCACGGACGAGCAGGACGCCATGGACGGAGAGCTAGTGTGTCG GGTGCTGCAGCTGATGAACCTGACGGACTCGCGGCTGGCCCAGGCGGGGAACGAGAAGCTGGAGCTGGCCATGCTCAGCTTCTTCGAGCAGTTCCGAAAGATCTACATCGGAGACCAGGTGCAGAAATCCTCCAAG CTTTACCGGCGCCTGTCTGAGGTCCTGGGACTGAACGACGAGACCATGGTGCTCAGCGTCTTCATTGGGAAGAT AATCACCAATCTGAAGTACTGGGGTCAGTGCGAACCCATCACCTCTAAAACACTTCAGCTCCTCAACGACCTCTCCATCGG TTACAGCAGCGTGAGAAAGCTGGTGAAACTCAGCGCTGTTCAGTTTATGCTCAACAACCACACA AGCGAACACTTCTCCTTCTTGGGCGTGAACAACCAGTCCAACCTGAGCGACATGAGGTGTCGAACCACCTTCTACACGGCCCTGGGGCGCCTCCTCATGGTGGACCTGG gggaaGACGAGGACCAGTTTGAGCAGTTCATGCTGCCCCTCACGGCGGCGTTCGAAGCCGTGGCGCAGATGTTCAGCACCAACACCTTCAACGAGCAGGAAGCAAAA AGGACTTTGGTGGGTTTGGTGAGGGACCTCAGAGGCATCGCCTTCGCCTTCAACGCCAAGACCAGCTTCATGATGCTGTTCGACTGGAT ttaCCCATCCTACATGCCCATCCTGCAGCGAGCCATCGAGCTGTGGTACCACGTGCCCGCCTGCACCACGCCTGTCCTTAAACTGATGGCTGAGCTCGTCCATAACAG GTCACAGCGGTTGCAGTTTGACGTGTCGTCGCCCAATGGAATCCTGCTTTTCAGGGAGACCAGCAAGATGATAACCACGTACG GTAACCGCATCCTGACGCTGGGGGAGGTGCCCAAGGACCAGGTGTACGCGCTGAAGCTGAAGGGCGTGTCCATCTGCTTCTCCATGCTGAAGGCCGTGCTGAGCGGGAACTACGTCAACTTCGGCGTCTTCCGCCTGTACGGCGACGACGCACTGGACAACGCCCTGCAGACCTTCATCAAGCTCCTCCTCTCCGTCCCCCACAGCGACCTGctg gaCTACCCCAAGCTCAGCCAGTCCTATTACTCGCTGCTGGAGGTCCTGACCCAGGACCACATGACCTTCATCGCCAGCCTGGAGCCGCACGTCATCATGTACATCCTGTCGTCCATCTCCGAGGGGCTCACGGCGCTGGGTAGGACTCAGTCAGTCAGCGTGCTCT ACACCATGGTGTGCACGGGCTGCTGCTCCAGTCTGGACCACATCGTGACGTACCTGTTCAAGCAGCTCTCGCGCAGCACCAAGAAGCGCGCGGCGGCCCTGGCCCAGGAGAGCGACCGCTTCCTGCACATCATGCAGCAGCACCCCGAGATGATCCAGCAG ATGCTGTCCACGGTCCTCAACATTATCATTTTTGAAGACTGCCGAAATCAGTGGTCCATGTCACGGCCTCTCCTGGGCCTGATCCTGCTGAACGAGAAG TACTTTGCGGATCTGCGGAGCAGCATCGTGAACAGCCAGCCGCCCGAGAAGCAGCAGGCCATGCACCTGTGCTTTGAGAACCTGATGGAGGGCATCGAGCGCAACTTGCTAACGAAAAACCGGGACAG GTTTACGCAGAACCTCTCGGTGTTCCGGAGGGAGGTGAACGACTCCATGAAGAACTCCACCTACGGGGTCAACAGCAACGAAATGATGAGCTGA
- the LOC118212889 gene encoding exportin-7 isoform X8 produces the protein MADHVQSLAQLEILCKQLYESTDTATRLQAEKALVEFTNSPDCLSKCQLLLERGSSSYSQLLAATCLSKLVSRTSSPLPLEQRIDIRNYVLNYLATRPKLVAFVTQALIQLYARITKLGWFDCQKEDYVFRNVIADVTRFLQDSVEHCIIGVTILSQLTNEINQADTTHPLTKHRKIASSFRDASLFDIFTLSCNLLKQASGKNLNLNDESQHGLLMQLLKLAHNCLNFDFIGTSTDESSDDLCTVQIPTSWRSAFLDSSTLQLFFDLYHSIPPSLSPLVLSCLVQIASVRRSLFNNAERAKFLSHLVDGVKRILENPQSLSDPNNYHEFCRLLARLKSNYQLGELVKVENYPEVIRLIANFTVTSLQHWEFAPNSVHYLLSLWQRLAASVPYVKATEPHLLETYTPEVTKAYVTSRLESVHIILRDGLEDPLDDTGLVQQQLDQLSTIGRCEYEKTCALLVQLFDQSAQSYQELLQSTNSSAMDIAVQEGRLTWLVYIIGAVIGGRVSFASTDEQDAMDGELVCRVLQLMNLTDSRLAQAGNEKLELAMLSFFEQFRKIYIGDQVQKSSKLYRRLSEVLGLNDETMVLSVFIGKIITNLKYWGQCEPITSKTLQLLNDLSIGYSSVRKLVKLSAVQFMLNNHTSEHFSFLGVNNQSNLSDMRCRTTFYTALGRLLMVDLGEDEDQFEQFMLPLTAAFEAVAQMFSTNTFNEQEAKRTLVGLVRDLRGIAFAFNAKTSFMMLFDWIYPSYMPILQRAIELWYHVPACTTPVLKLMAELVHNRSQRLQFDVSSPNGILLFRETSKMITTYGNRILTLGEVPKDQVYALKLKGVSICFSMLKAVLSGNYVNFGVFRLYGDDALDNALQTFIKLLLSVPHSDLLDYPKLSQSYYSLLEVLTQDHMTFIASLEPHVIMYILSSISEGLTALDTMVCTGCCSSLDHIVTYLFKQLSRSTKKRAAALAQESDRFLHIMQQHPEMIQQMLSTVLNIIIFEDCRNQWSMSRPLLGLILLNEKYFADLRSSIVNSQPPEKQQAMHLCFENLMEGIERNLLTKNRDRFTQNLSVFRREVNDSMKNSTYGVNSNEMMS, from the exons tcgtCATACTCTCAGCTGCTAGCCGCCACATGTCTTTCCAAACTGGTGTCGCGCACCAGCAGCCCCCTGCCCCTGGAGCAGCGCATCGACATCC GGAACTACGTGCTGAACTACCTGGCGACCCGGCCCAAGCTGGTCGCCTTCGTGACGCAGGCGCTGATCCAGCTGTACGCCCGCATCACCAAGCTGGGCTGGTTCGACTGCCAGAAGGAGGACTACGTCTTCCGGAACGTCATCGCCGACGTCACCAGGTTCTTGCAG GACAGTGTTGAGCACTGTATCATTGGCGTTACGATCCTCTCCCAGCTGACCAATGAGATTAACCAA GCAGACACGACGCATCCACTGACGAAGCACAGGAAGATTGCGTCATCTTTTAGAGACGCCTCTCTCTTCGATATCTTCACCCTCTCCTGCAACCTGCTCAAACAG GCCTCGGGGaagaacctgaacctgaacgaTGAGAGTCAGCATGGCCTGCTCATGCAGCTGCTCAAGTTGGCCCACAACTGCCTCAACTTCGACTTCATCGGCACCTCCACCGACGAGTCCTCTGATGACCTGTGCACCGTGCAGATCCCCACCAGCTGGAGATccg CCTTCTTGGACTCTTCCACCCTGCAGCTGTTTTTCGACTTGTATCattccatccctccatccctctctccgctG GTCTTATCCTGTTTAGTGCAAATCGCGTCTGTCCGAAGATCGCTGTTCAACAACGCGGAGCGGGCGAAGTTTCTCTCGCACCTCGTGGACGGGGTGAAGAGGATATTGGAGAACCCGCAG AGTTTATCGGACCCAAACAACTACCACGAGTTCTGCCGACTTCTGGCGAGACTGAAGAGCAACTACCAGCTGGGAGAACTGGTCAAAGTGGAGAATTACCCGGAGGTCATACGGTTGATAGCTAACTTTACCGTGACTAGCTTACAG cactgggAGTTCGCCCCCAACAGCGTGCACTACTTGCTGAGCCTGTGGCAGCGGCTGGCCGCGTCCGTCCCCTACGTGAAGGCCACCGAGCCGCACCTGCTGGAGACCTACACCCCCGAGGTCACCAAGGCCTACGTCACCTCCCGCCTGGAGTCCGTGCACATCATCCTCAG AGACGGGCTGGAGGACCCTCTGGACGACACGGGGCtggtgcagcagcagctggaccAGCTGTCCACCATCGGGCGGTGCGAGTACGAGAAGACCTGCGCCCTGCTGGTGCAGCTGTTCGACCAGTCGGCCCAGTCCTACCAGGAGCTGCTGCAGTCCACCAACTCCAGCGCCATGGACATCGCCGTGCAGGAGG GGCGCTTGACGTGGCTGGTGTATATCATCGGAGCGGTGATCGGAGGCCGGGTGTCCTTCGCCAGCACGGACGAGCAGGACGCCATGGACGGAGAGCTAGTGTGTCG GGTGCTGCAGCTGATGAACCTGACGGACTCGCGGCTGGCCCAGGCGGGGAACGAGAAGCTGGAGCTGGCCATGCTCAGCTTCTTCGAGCAGTTCCGAAAGATCTACATCGGAGACCAGGTGCAGAAATCCTCCAAG CTTTACCGGCGCCTGTCTGAGGTCCTGGGACTGAACGACGAGACCATGGTGCTCAGCGTCTTCATTGGGAAGAT AATCACCAATCTGAAGTACTGGGGTCAGTGCGAACCCATCACCTCTAAAACACTTCAGCTCCTCAACGACCTCTCCATCGG TTACAGCAGCGTGAGAAAGCTGGTGAAACTCAGCGCTGTTCAGTTTATGCTCAACAACCACACA AGCGAACACTTCTCCTTCTTGGGCGTGAACAACCAGTCCAACCTGAGCGACATGAGGTGTCGAACCACCTTCTACACGGCCCTGGGGCGCCTCCTCATGGTGGACCTGG gggaaGACGAGGACCAGTTTGAGCAGTTCATGCTGCCCCTCACGGCGGCGTTCGAAGCCGTGGCGCAGATGTTCAGCACCAACACCTTCAACGAGCAGGAAGCAAAA AGGACTTTGGTGGGTTTGGTGAGGGACCTCAGAGGCATCGCCTTCGCCTTCAACGCCAAGACCAGCTTCATGATGCTGTTCGACTGGAT ttaCCCATCCTACATGCCCATCCTGCAGCGAGCCATCGAGCTGTGGTACCACGTGCCCGCCTGCACCACGCCTGTCCTTAAACTGATGGCTGAGCTCGTCCATAACAG GTCACAGCGGTTGCAGTTTGACGTGTCGTCGCCCAATGGAATCCTGCTTTTCAGGGAGACCAGCAAGATGATAACCACGTACG GTAACCGCATCCTGACGCTGGGGGAGGTGCCCAAGGACCAGGTGTACGCGCTGAAGCTGAAGGGCGTGTCCATCTGCTTCTCCATGCTGAAGGCCGTGCTGAGCGGGAACTACGTCAACTTCGGCGTCTTCCGCCTGTACGGCGACGACGCACTGGACAACGCCCTGCAGACCTTCATCAAGCTCCTCCTCTCCGTCCCCCACAGCGACCTGctg gaCTACCCCAAGCTCAGCCAGTCCTATTACTCGCTGCTGGAGGTCCTGACCCAGGACCACATGACCTTCATCGCCAGCCTGGAGCCGCACGTCATCATGTACATCCTGTCGTCCATCTCCGAGGGGCTCACGGCGCTGG ACACCATGGTGTGCACGGGCTGCTGCTCCAGTCTGGACCACATCGTGACGTACCTGTTCAAGCAGCTCTCGCGCAGCACCAAGAAGCGCGCGGCGGCCCTGGCCCAGGAGAGCGACCGCTTCCTGCACATCATGCAGCAGCACCCCGAGATGATCCAGCAG ATGCTGTCCACGGTCCTCAACATTATCATTTTTGAAGACTGCCGAAATCAGTGGTCCATGTCACGGCCTCTCCTGGGCCTGATCCTGCTGAACGAGAAG TACTTTGCGGATCTGCGGAGCAGCATCGTGAACAGCCAGCCGCCCGAGAAGCAGCAGGCCATGCACCTGTGCTTTGAGAACCTGATGGAGGGCATCGAGCGCAACTTGCTAACGAAAAACCGGGACAG GTTTACGCAGAACCTCTCGGTGTTCCGGAGGGAGGTGAACGACTCCATGAAGAACTCCACCTACGGGGTCAACAGCAACGAAATGATGAGCTGA
- the LOC118212889 gene encoding exportin-7 isoform X1, giving the protein MLTSTLDYLSPFCSLAQLEILCKQLYESTDTATRLQAEKALVEFTNSPDCLSKCQLLLERGSSSYSQLLAATCLSKLVSRTSSPLPLEQRIDIRNYVLNYLATRPKLVAFVTQALIQLYARITKLGWFDCQKEDYVFRNVIADVTRFLQDSVEHCIIGVTILSQLTNEINQVSSSALLSSADTTHPLTKHRKIASSFRDASLFDIFTLSCNLLKQASGKNLNLNDESQHGLLMQLLKLAHNCLNFDFIGTSTDESSDDLCTVQIPTSWRSAFLDSSTLQLFFDLYHSIPPSLSPLVLSCLVQIASVRRSLFNNAERAKFLSHLVDGVKRILENPQSLSDPNNYHEFCRLLARLKSNYQLGELVKVENYPEVIRLIANFTVTSLQHWEFAPNSVHYLLSLWQRLAASVPYVKATEPHLLETYTPEVTKAYVTSRLESVHIILRDGLEDPLDDTGLVQQQLDQLSTIGRCEYEKTCALLVQLFDQSAQSYQELLQSTNSSAMDIAVQEGRLTWLVYIIGAVIGGRVSFASTDEQDAMDGELVCRVLQLMNLTDSRLAQAGNEKLELAMLSFFEQFRKIYIGDQVQKSSKLYRRLSEVLGLNDETMVLSVFIGKIITNLKYWGQCEPITSKTLQLLNDLSIGYSSVRKLVKLSAVQFMLNNHTSEHFSFLGVNNQSNLSDMRCRTTFYTALGRLLMVDLGEDEDQFEQFMLPLTAAFEAVAQMFSTNTFNEQEAKRTLVGLVRDLRGIAFAFNAKTSFMMLFDWIYPSYMPILQRAIELWYHVPACTTPVLKLMAELVHNRSQRLQFDVSSPNGILLFRETSKMITTYGNRILTLGEVPKDQVYALKLKGVSICFSMLKAVLSGNYVNFGVFRLYGDDALDNALQTFIKLLLSVPHSDLLDYPKLSQSYYSLLEVLTQDHMTFIASLEPHVIMYILSSISEGLTALGRTQSVSVLYTMVCTGCCSSLDHIVTYLFKQLSRSTKKRAAALAQESDRFLHIMQQHPEMIQQMLSTVLNIIIFEDCRNQWSMSRPLLGLILLNEKYFADLRSSIVNSQPPEKQQAMHLCFENLMEGIERNLLTKNRDRFTQNLSVFRREVNDSMKNSTYGVNSNEMMS; this is encoded by the exons tcgtCATACTCTCAGCTGCTAGCCGCCACATGTCTTTCCAAACTGGTGTCGCGCACCAGCAGCCCCCTGCCCCTGGAGCAGCGCATCGACATCC GGAACTACGTGCTGAACTACCTGGCGACCCGGCCCAAGCTGGTCGCCTTCGTGACGCAGGCGCTGATCCAGCTGTACGCCCGCATCACCAAGCTGGGCTGGTTCGACTGCCAGAAGGAGGACTACGTCTTCCGGAACGTCATCGCCGACGTCACCAGGTTCTTGCAG GACAGTGTTGAGCACTGTATCATTGGCGTTACGATCCTCTCCCAGCTGACCAATGAGATTAACCAAGTAAGTTCCTCAGCGCTCCTGTCCAGT GCAGACACGACGCATCCACTGACGAAGCACAGGAAGATTGCGTCATCTTTTAGAGACGCCTCTCTCTTCGATATCTTCACCCTCTCCTGCAACCTGCTCAAACAG GCCTCGGGGaagaacctgaacctgaacgaTGAGAGTCAGCATGGCCTGCTCATGCAGCTGCTCAAGTTGGCCCACAACTGCCTCAACTTCGACTTCATCGGCACCTCCACCGACGAGTCCTCTGATGACCTGTGCACCGTGCAGATCCCCACCAGCTGGAGATccg CCTTCTTGGACTCTTCCACCCTGCAGCTGTTTTTCGACTTGTATCattccatccctccatccctctctccgctG GTCTTATCCTGTTTAGTGCAAATCGCGTCTGTCCGAAGATCGCTGTTCAACAACGCGGAGCGGGCGAAGTTTCTCTCGCACCTCGTGGACGGGGTGAAGAGGATATTGGAGAACCCGCAG AGTTTATCGGACCCAAACAACTACCACGAGTTCTGCCGACTTCTGGCGAGACTGAAGAGCAACTACCAGCTGGGAGAACTGGTCAAAGTGGAGAATTACCCGGAGGTCATACGGTTGATAGCTAACTTTACCGTGACTAGCTTACAG cactgggAGTTCGCCCCCAACAGCGTGCACTACTTGCTGAGCCTGTGGCAGCGGCTGGCCGCGTCCGTCCCCTACGTGAAGGCCACCGAGCCGCACCTGCTGGAGACCTACACCCCCGAGGTCACCAAGGCCTACGTCACCTCCCGCCTGGAGTCCGTGCACATCATCCTCAG AGACGGGCTGGAGGACCCTCTGGACGACACGGGGCtggtgcagcagcagctggaccAGCTGTCCACCATCGGGCGGTGCGAGTACGAGAAGACCTGCGCCCTGCTGGTGCAGCTGTTCGACCAGTCGGCCCAGTCCTACCAGGAGCTGCTGCAGTCCACCAACTCCAGCGCCATGGACATCGCCGTGCAGGAGG GGCGCTTGACGTGGCTGGTGTATATCATCGGAGCGGTGATCGGAGGCCGGGTGTCCTTCGCCAGCACGGACGAGCAGGACGCCATGGACGGAGAGCTAGTGTGTCG GGTGCTGCAGCTGATGAACCTGACGGACTCGCGGCTGGCCCAGGCGGGGAACGAGAAGCTGGAGCTGGCCATGCTCAGCTTCTTCGAGCAGTTCCGAAAGATCTACATCGGAGACCAGGTGCAGAAATCCTCCAAG CTTTACCGGCGCCTGTCTGAGGTCCTGGGACTGAACGACGAGACCATGGTGCTCAGCGTCTTCATTGGGAAGAT AATCACCAATCTGAAGTACTGGGGTCAGTGCGAACCCATCACCTCTAAAACACTTCAGCTCCTCAACGACCTCTCCATCGG TTACAGCAGCGTGAGAAAGCTGGTGAAACTCAGCGCTGTTCAGTTTATGCTCAACAACCACACA AGCGAACACTTCTCCTTCTTGGGCGTGAACAACCAGTCCAACCTGAGCGACATGAGGTGTCGAACCACCTTCTACACGGCCCTGGGGCGCCTCCTCATGGTGGACCTGG gggaaGACGAGGACCAGTTTGAGCAGTTCATGCTGCCCCTCACGGCGGCGTTCGAAGCCGTGGCGCAGATGTTCAGCACCAACACCTTCAACGAGCAGGAAGCAAAA AGGACTTTGGTGGGTTTGGTGAGGGACCTCAGAGGCATCGCCTTCGCCTTCAACGCCAAGACCAGCTTCATGATGCTGTTCGACTGGAT ttaCCCATCCTACATGCCCATCCTGCAGCGAGCCATCGAGCTGTGGTACCACGTGCCCGCCTGCACCACGCCTGTCCTTAAACTGATGGCTGAGCTCGTCCATAACAG GTCACAGCGGTTGCAGTTTGACGTGTCGTCGCCCAATGGAATCCTGCTTTTCAGGGAGACCAGCAAGATGATAACCACGTACG GTAACCGCATCCTGACGCTGGGGGAGGTGCCCAAGGACCAGGTGTACGCGCTGAAGCTGAAGGGCGTGTCCATCTGCTTCTCCATGCTGAAGGCCGTGCTGAGCGGGAACTACGTCAACTTCGGCGTCTTCCGCCTGTACGGCGACGACGCACTGGACAACGCCCTGCAGACCTTCATCAAGCTCCTCCTCTCCGTCCCCCACAGCGACCTGctg gaCTACCCCAAGCTCAGCCAGTCCTATTACTCGCTGCTGGAGGTCCTGACCCAGGACCACATGACCTTCATCGCCAGCCTGGAGCCGCACGTCATCATGTACATCCTGTCGTCCATCTCCGAGGGGCTCACGGCGCTGGGTAGGACTCAGTCAGTCAGCGTGCTCT ACACCATGGTGTGCACGGGCTGCTGCTCCAGTCTGGACCACATCGTGACGTACCTGTTCAAGCAGCTCTCGCGCAGCACCAAGAAGCGCGCGGCGGCCCTGGCCCAGGAGAGCGACCGCTTCCTGCACATCATGCAGCAGCACCCCGAGATGATCCAGCAG ATGCTGTCCACGGTCCTCAACATTATCATTTTTGAAGACTGCCGAAATCAGTGGTCCATGTCACGGCCTCTCCTGGGCCTGATCCTGCTGAACGAGAAG TACTTTGCGGATCTGCGGAGCAGCATCGTGAACAGCCAGCCGCCCGAGAAGCAGCAGGCCATGCACCTGTGCTTTGAGAACCTGATGGAGGGCATCGAGCGCAACTTGCTAACGAAAAACCGGGACAG GTTTACGCAGAACCTCTCGGTGTTCCGGAGGGAGGTGAACGACTCCATGAAGAACTCCACCTACGGGGTCAACAGCAACGAAATGATGAGCTGA